A genomic stretch from Thermomonospora umbrina includes:
- a CDS encoding TcmI family type II polyketide cyclase, giving the protein MSKCTLIVARLRPGGAAGAARLFRESDRTELPRALGVVSRRLYEFHGLYFHHVEFDGDARDAVERARSRGDFRRLSDALQRYVTAYDPTTWREPRDAMAREFYRWTREESP; this is encoded by the coding sequence ATGTCGAAATGCACGTTGATCGTCGCACGGCTCCGTCCCGGCGGAGCCGCCGGAGCGGCCCGGCTGTTCCGCGAGTCCGACCGGACCGAGCTGCCGCGCGCGCTGGGCGTGGTGAGCCGGCGGCTGTACGAGTTCCACGGCCTGTACTTCCACCACGTCGAGTTCGACGGAGACGCCCGCGACGCCGTGGAGCGGGCCCGTTCGCGCGGCGACTTCCGTCGCCTCAGCGACGCCCTGCAGCGCTATGTCACGGCGTACGACCCGACGACCTGGCGGGAGCCCCGGGACGCCATGGCGCGCGAGTTCTATCGATGGACACGGGAGGAATCCCCATGA
- a CDS encoding response regulator yields the protein MKTIRVLIADDQPLVREGLRATLGGMSPIEIVGEARDGLEAVRLARRMRPDVLLMDITMPRMTGLEATAEICGPDGVEGVKVVILTMFDQDEHVFTALRAGASGFIVKDAPATKVAEAVQTVARGEALLSPTVTRRLIGEFSRRPHLSPATASAMSTLTGREVDVFKLLVRGFSNEDMARMLSLGESTIKSHVQHLYQKLGVRDRVQIVIFAYEHGLLRPGIGATTLDGGS from the coding sequence ATGAAGACCATACGCGTGCTCATCGCCGACGACCAGCCACTGGTCCGGGAGGGACTGCGCGCCACGCTCGGGGGCATGTCGCCCATCGAGATCGTGGGCGAGGCCCGGGACGGGCTGGAGGCGGTCCGGCTGGCCCGTCGGATGCGGCCGGACGTGCTGCTCATGGACATCACCATGCCGCGCATGACCGGGCTGGAGGCCACCGCCGAGATCTGCGGCCCCGACGGGGTCGAGGGGGTCAAGGTGGTCATCCTCACCATGTTCGACCAGGACGAACACGTCTTCACCGCGTTGCGCGCCGGGGCCAGCGGCTTCATCGTCAAGGACGCCCCGGCCACCAAGGTCGCCGAGGCCGTGCAGACGGTGGCGCGCGGCGAGGCGCTGCTGTCGCCGACCGTGACCCGCCGGCTGATCGGCGAGTTCTCCCGCCGGCCGCACCTGTCGCCGGCCACCGCCTCGGCGATGTCCACCCTCACCGGACGGGAGGTGGACGTGTTCAAACTGCTGGTGCGAGGTTTCAGCAACGAGGACATGGCGCGGATGCTGTCGCTGGGCGAGAGCACCATCAAGTCCCACGTGCAGCACCTTTATCAGAAGCTCGGCGTCCGGGACCGGGTGCAGATCGTGATCTTCGCCTATGAGCACGGGCTGCTGCGCCCGGGAATCGGGGCGACGACCCTCGACGGGGGGAGCTGA
- a CDS encoding antibiotic biosynthesis monooxygenase family protein: protein MTVFVVLSARVKATDAEAFERAFARVRQAVRTVPGHRSDVLLRSPTEPGRYLLLGVWESTEKFLAWERSAAHRALTEPMRPFWEGSVEWHVFELAIGSPWGPNSSG from the coding sequence ATGACCGTCTTCGTGGTCCTGTCCGCACGCGTGAAGGCCACCGACGCCGAGGCGTTCGAACGGGCCTTCGCGCGGGTCAGACAGGCCGTGCGCACGGTGCCCGGCCATCGGTCGGACGTGCTGCTGCGCTCGCCGACCGAGCCCGGCCGCTATCTGCTGCTGGGGGTCTGGGAGAGCACGGAGAAATTTCTGGCCTGGGAACGGTCGGCGGCCCATAGGGCGCTGACCGAGCCCATGCGTCCATTTTGGGAGGGATCCGTCGAATGGCATGTTTTCGAGCTCGCCATCGGGTCCCCCTGGGGGCCGAATTCGTCAGGTTAG
- a CDS encoding antibiotic biosynthesis monooxygenase, giving the protein MVLTMTVRSEDATTFEAAWARAADWAGTRPGCLRQTLALSPSRPSGTVAGTELTYQITSDWSDADRFHAFERSPEQDEVTAGLRMLRTSVRMELWKIVDHQEGAS; this is encoded by the coding sequence ATGGTCCTCACCATGACGGTGCGGTCGGAGGACGCGACCACCTTCGAGGCCGCCTGGGCGCGCGCCGCCGACTGGGCCGGGACGCGGCCGGGCTGCCTGCGGCAGACGCTCGCGCTGAGTCCGTCCCGACCGTCCGGCACGGTCGCCGGCACCGAGCTGACCTACCAGATCACCTCGGACTGGTCCGACGCCGACCGCTTCCACGCGTTCGAGCGCAGTCCGGAGCAGGACGAGGTCACGGCCGGGCTGCGGATGCTCCGCACCTCGGTCCGGATGGAGCTGTGGAAGATCGTCGATCATCAGGAGGGTGCGTCATGA
- a CDS encoding SDR family NAD(P)-dependent oxidoreductase produces the protein MELGLQGKRVLVTGGTRGIGRAIVLGFAREGAQVYTCYRAGTEAAETLAEELSAIEAPHRIDRANVSVPKEAREMVAEAAKFLGGIDVLVNNAAMVSRGLLADTTTEKWRQVLGLNIDAIYEVTRAALPVLAPGANVIAISSGVATRGMAGRTAYATSKAALIGFVRSLSRELGPQGSRVNAVAPGVIETEARVPDAARERYSRMTALGRLGTPDDVAGVVLFLASDLAGYVTGQTILADGGI, from the coding sequence ATGGAACTGGGACTGCAGGGCAAACGCGTCCTCGTCACCGGGGGCACCCGGGGCATCGGCCGGGCCATCGTGCTCGGGTTCGCCCGCGAGGGCGCGCAGGTGTACACGTGCTACCGGGCCGGCACCGAGGCCGCCGAGACGCTCGCCGAGGAGCTGTCCGCGATCGAGGCGCCGCACCGGATCGACCGCGCCAACGTGAGCGTCCCCAAGGAGGCGCGGGAGATGGTGGCCGAGGCCGCCAAGTTCCTCGGCGGGATCGACGTGCTGGTGAACAACGCCGCGATGGTCAGCCGCGGCCTGCTCGCCGACACCACGACGGAGAAGTGGCGACAGGTGCTGGGGCTCAACATCGACGCCATCTACGAGGTCACCCGCGCCGCGCTGCCCGTGCTGGCCCCGGGGGCGAACGTCATCGCCATCTCGTCGGGTGTGGCGACCCGGGGCATGGCCGGGCGCACCGCGTACGCGACGTCCAAGGCGGCGCTGATCGGGTTCGTCCGGTCGCTGAGCCGGGAGCTGGGGCCGCAGGGGTCGCGGGTGAACGCGGTGGCGCCCGGCGTGATCGAGACCGAGGCCCGGGTCCCCGACGCGGCGCGCGAGCGGTACTCGCGGATGACGGCCCTGGGGCGGCTGGGCACACCCGACGACGTCGCGGGCGTGGTGCTGTTCCTGGCCAGCGACCTGGCCGGCTACGTCACCGGGCAGACCATCCTCGCCGACGGCGGCATCTAG
- a CDS encoding SDR family oxidoreductase yields the protein MTGLPGYEPGTPETFAAIGARAFLIAGATGPMAEPTVRLLTARGDRLLLTGRNSGRLDELRRRYGDQIATFTGDVARPAQAARAAGIAHRLFGGLDGLVHMIGGFAAGSASGTDPRVHERLLHANFLSAVVTTQAVLPLLGRPAWLVYIGSQAVADPPPALGAYAASKAALTTWARALARETEHGGLQVNVVQTASAGTPHGGPSPVRPPAGELRVVTPEQVAHVVGFLTSPNGLTGSVVPVPGRRAG from the coding sequence GTGACCGGCCTCCCCGGATACGAGCCCGGCACGCCGGAGACGTTCGCGGCGATCGGCGCCCGCGCGTTCCTCATCGCCGGCGCCACCGGCCCGATGGCCGAGCCGACCGTGCGGCTGCTCACCGCGCGCGGCGATCGGCTGCTGTTGACCGGCCGCAACTCCGGCCGGCTGGACGAGCTGCGCCGGCGCTACGGCGACCAGATCGCGACGTTCACCGGCGACGTCGCCCGCCCCGCGCAGGCGGCCCGGGCGGCGGGGATCGCGCACCGGCTCTTCGGCGGGCTCGACGGACTGGTGCACATGATCGGCGGCTTCGCCGCCGGGTCCGCGTCCGGCACCGACCCGAGGGTCCACGAGCGGCTGCTGCACGCCAACTTCCTGTCGGCCGTCGTGACGACGCAGGCCGTGCTGCCGCTCCTCGGCCGTCCGGCGTGGCTCGTCTACATCGGCTCCCAGGCCGTCGCCGACCCGCCCCCCGCCCTCGGCGCGTACGCCGCGTCCAAGGCGGCGCTGACCACGTGGGCGCGGGCGTTGGCCCGGGAGACCGAGCACGGGGGCCTGCAGGTCAACGTGGTCCAGACGGCGTCGGCGGGCACGCCGCACGGCGGCCCGTCCCCCGTCCGACCGCCCGCCGGCGAGCTGCGGGTGGTGACGCCCGAGCAGGTCGCCCATGTCGTCGGCTTCCTGACCAGCCCGAACGGCCTCACCGGAAGCGTCGTCCCCGTCCCGGGCCGACGCGCCGGCTGA
- a CDS encoding SchA/CurD-like domain-containing protein, giving the protein MERMAIIFRIRPGTEDRVRELLTNYEPPQQITDGETRLLSTSVFMKGRLVVRVIEYEGRLGALIRHVSQDPSIQRVERELDHYLVEEDRRDMSDPEGAREFFRRATMETLTTRIAPERRPSPQVPPT; this is encoded by the coding sequence ATGGAGCGGATGGCGATCATATTCCGGATCAGGCCCGGCACCGAGGACCGGGTCCGTGAACTGCTGACGAACTACGAACCGCCGCAGCAGATCACCGACGGGGAGACCCGCCTGCTGAGCACCTCCGTGTTCATGAAGGGCCGCCTGGTGGTCCGCGTCATCGAATACGAGGGCAGGCTGGGCGCGCTCATCCGCCATGTTTCCCAGGACCCGAGCATACAGCGGGTGGAACGTGAACTGGACCATTATCTGGTCGAGGAGGACCGCCGGGACATGAGCGATCCGGAAGGCGCGCGTGAATTCTTCCGACGCGCCACGATGGAGACGCTGACGACCCGGATCGCCCCGGAAAGGCGCCCTTCACCACAGGTGCCGCCGACGTGA
- a CDS encoding SAM-dependent methyltransferase codes for MTERPILLDGVSRTAILIAQARASETRRADRLFADPLAEALVRRAGAYATPSAPGRQSQDHFVLRTRYFDDHLLAASAAGCRQAVLLAAGLDTRAFRLALPAETHLFELDLPDLLAFKQRALDAERARPSCARTVLAADLRADWGAPLLASGFDPQRPTAWLAEGVLSFLTERDNERIMRRITGLSAPGSRLGLEHLNGAFQRLPGLRWAQRRLTESGSGWRSAVDDPVGWLARHGWRATVSHPAEVAACHGRPIAPQYDPEQVGAARAWLVSAEVVAR; via the coding sequence ATGACGGAAAGGCCCATTCTGCTGGACGGTGTCAGCCGTACCGCGATCCTGATAGCGCAGGCGCGCGCCTCCGAGACCCGCAGGGCGGACCGGCTGTTCGCCGACCCGCTCGCCGAGGCGCTGGTCAGACGCGCCGGGGCCTATGCCACGCCGAGCGCGCCCGGCCGCCAGTCGCAGGACCATTTCGTGCTGCGGACCCGCTATTTCGACGATCATCTGCTGGCCGCCTCCGCCGCCGGCTGCCGGCAGGCGGTGCTGCTGGCCGCCGGCCTGGACACCCGGGCGTTCCGGCTCGCGCTGCCCGCCGAGACCCACCTGTTCGAGCTCGACCTGCCCGACCTGCTGGCCTTCAAGCAGCGGGCGCTGGACGCCGAGCGCGCCCGTCCCTCCTGTGCGCGCACGGTCCTGGCGGCCGACCTGCGGGCCGACTGGGGCGCGCCGCTGCTGGCCTCCGGCTTCGACCCGCAGCGGCCGACCGCCTGGCTGGCCGAGGGCGTCCTGTCGTTCCTCACCGAGCGGGACAACGAACGGATCATGCGACGGATCACCGGCCTGTCCGCCCCCGGCAGCCGACTGGGCCTGGAGCACCTCAACGGCGCCTTCCAGCGACTGCCGGGCCTGCGGTGGGCGCAGCGTCGCCTCACCGAGTCCGGGTCGGGGTGGCGTTCGGCGGTGGACGATCCCGTCGGCTGGCTCGCCCGCCACGGTTGGCGCGCGACCGTGTCCCACCCCGCCGAGGTCGCCGCCTGCCACGGCCGCCCGATCGCCCCCCAGTACGACCCGGAGCAGGTGGGCGCGGCCCGGGCGTGGCTGGTCAGCGCGGAGGTCGTCGCCAGGTGA
- a CDS encoding sulfotransferase family protein, whose translation MQVIGVGFGRTGTTSLRDALEILGFGPCHHMRDVMRVPDRVALWRAAARGEAVDWDEVFAGFRSTVDWPAAAFWRELVAHYPAAQVILTVRDPAKWYESAAATVFQGSIRAERQPARTAFKVVRAVDPQFGGFARMVNETVHQRVFGCRLSDRERVLAAYHRHLREVRAQVPGHRLLTYDVREGWAPLCAFLNVPTPDMPFPRANAAAAFGEGRPGPSIPRLLWEGLGARVTWRRPPR comes from the coding sequence ATGCAGGTGATCGGCGTTGGCTTCGGACGTACCGGAACGACCTCCCTGAGGGACGCGCTCGAGATCCTCGGGTTCGGACCCTGCCACCACATGCGCGACGTGATGCGCGTTCCCGACCGGGTGGCGCTCTGGCGGGCCGCCGCGCGCGGCGAGGCGGTCGACTGGGACGAGGTGTTCGCCGGGTTCCGTTCGACGGTGGACTGGCCGGCCGCCGCGTTCTGGCGCGAACTCGTCGCGCACTACCCGGCGGCGCAGGTGATCCTGACCGTGCGGGACCCGGCGAAGTGGTACGAGAGCGCCGCCGCGACGGTCTTCCAGGGGTCCATCCGCGCCGAACGACAACCCGCCCGCACGGCGTTCAAGGTCGTCCGGGCGGTCGACCCGCAGTTCGGCGGCTTCGCCCGCATGGTGAACGAGACGGTGCACCAGCGGGTCTTCGGCTGCCGGCTGAGCGACCGGGAACGCGTTTTGGCCGCCTACCACCGGCACCTCCGCGAGGTGAGGGCGCAGGTGCCGGGGCACCGGCTGCTCACCTACGACGTTCGTGAGGGCTGGGCCCCGCTGTGCGCCTTCCTGAACGTTCCGACACCCGACATGCCGTTCCCGCGCGCCAACGCCGCCGCCGCGTTCGGCGAGGGCCGCCCCGGGCCGAGCATCCCGCGCCTGCTCTGGGAGGGCCTCGGCGCCCGCGTCACCTGGCGACGACCTCCGCGCTGA
- a CDS encoding glycosyltransferase, producing MQRTIVLFALGSRGDIQPCVALGQGLAARGHTVRVIAAARYAALIAAAGLEAAPLSVDPAELLNTDEGQELLAGGRNPVRFLRGFRRLLGPLAEQLLGELLTASRGADLILAPTAGGLGEHLGSSLGVPAAEIHYQPSHPTGHFPHPMVPQARFLGPVGNRLSFQAVDQVAWQLARPFINPWRRRDLGLPSAPLLGPARRPASGGRRAALCCFSSAVVPRPADWPANVHLTGYWFVEEPAYRPSDELTAFLEAGPTPVYVGFGSMVPPDRAKAHTLVREALRRAGVRGVVQGDPKNEEVRSDDDVMVVEDVPHSWLFPRMAAVVHHGGAGTTAAGLRAGVPTVVCPFFGDQPYWGERVAALKAGPAPVPFRRLTVGSLAGAILHATNDPGLASGARGVGRRLSREDGTANACDIIERLLT from the coding sequence GTGCAGCGGACCATCGTCCTGTTCGCGCTCGGATCGCGGGGCGACATCCAGCCCTGCGTGGCGCTCGGCCAGGGTCTGGCGGCCCGCGGCCACACCGTGCGCGTGATCGCCGCCGCCCGTTACGCCGCCCTGATCGCCGCCGCCGGGCTGGAGGCGGCCCCCCTCAGCGTCGACCCCGCCGAGCTGCTCAACACCGACGAGGGCCAGGAGCTGCTGGCCGGGGGTCGCAACCCGGTTCGGTTCCTGCGGGGCTTCCGGCGTCTCCTCGGCCCGCTGGCCGAACAACTGCTGGGCGAGCTGCTCACCGCCTCCCGGGGCGCGGACCTCATCCTGGCCCCGACCGCCGGGGGCCTCGGGGAGCACCTCGGCTCCTCCCTGGGCGTCCCGGCCGCCGAGATCCACTACCAGCCGAGCCACCCGACCGGGCACTTCCCGCATCCGATGGTCCCCCAGGCCCGGTTCCTGGGTCCGGTCGGCAACCGGCTGAGCTTCCAGGCCGTCGACCAGGTGGCGTGGCAGCTCGCCCGGCCGTTCATCAACCCGTGGCGTCGTCGGGACCTCGGGCTGCCGTCCGCCCCGCTGCTCGGCCCCGCGAGGCGGCCCGCCTCGGGGGGACGGCGCGCGGCGCTGTGCTGCTTCAGCTCGGCGGTCGTCCCGCGCCCGGCCGACTGGCCCGCGAACGTCCACCTGACCGGGTACTGGTTCGTGGAGGAGCCCGCCTACCGGCCCTCCGACGAGCTGACCGCGTTCCTTGAAGCCGGTCCGACCCCCGTCTACGTGGGCTTCGGCAGCATGGTCCCGCCCGACCGGGCGAAGGCGCACACCCTCGTCCGCGAAGCCCTCCGGCGGGCCGGCGTACGGGGCGTCGTCCAGGGAGACCCCAAGAACGAGGAGGTCCGCTCCGACGACGACGTCATGGTCGTCGAGGACGTGCCGCACTCGTGGCTGTTCCCCCGGATGGCCGCCGTCGTCCACCACGGCGGCGCGGGAACGACCGCCGCCGGCCTCCGGGCTGGCGTCCCCACGGTGGTCTGCCCGTTCTTCGGCGACCAGCCCTACTGGGGGGAACGGGTCGCCGCCCTCAAGGCCGGGCCCGCACCCGTGCCGTTCCGTCGCCTGACCGTGGGCTCGCTGGCCGGGGCCATCCTCCACGCCACGAACGACCCGGGTCTGGCCTCGGGCGCCAGGGGCGTCGGCCGTCGTCTCTCCCGGGAGGACGGCACCGCCAACGCCTGCGACATCATCGAGCGCCTCCTCACCTGA
- a CDS encoding MFS transporter, translating into MTRGRYRWALAVVAVSAFMIAMDNTVVAIAQETIRRDLGMGYAALRWVTIGYVLMFSCLLIAGGRLADLYGCRITFTVGMAVFTGASAVCGLADSGAMLIAARLVQGVGSAVALPAVLVVITVGRTDRQRSIGQLVWLVSLSLALAGGPGIGGFIVEHRHWGWIFLVNVPAGLAVIALGLVALDGPAAETRARVDLPGVLVSATALFALVYAFHAGGELGWTDPEVLGVAALAVVAGICFVIVEGWAPDPMIDMAFFRNRVFTGGIVTSMLWGIGFNGVMYYSALFMQNVLAFTPTTAAVAYLPTAALVLVTAPVSFLVAARFGARLGVGLGMVLMAAGMATFTLLRQGDGFAQLLPGIALISIGSALTMPLGMYALKAVPDERAGVAGGIINVVRELSAGIGIAVLGLVVDTLESRATASGAGRAEAFRQGTSVGLLVGAALVLVGAVVAAFTMPTRRQAAASDAAKEKAQKAAAREEPEPVAVGASAYTGQGPQRTTAELWPPVPPPGYYLPYLPEDGPPPDDGGRPRRFRGDPW; encoded by the coding sequence GTGACCCGGGGCCGTTACCGATGGGCGCTGGCGGTGGTGGCCGTCAGCGCCTTCATGATCGCCATGGACAACACGGTGGTCGCCATCGCTCAGGAGACCATCCGCCGCGATCTGGGGATGGGCTATGCGGCACTGCGCTGGGTGACGATCGGGTACGTCCTGATGTTCTCCTGCCTGTTGATCGCGGGCGGCCGGCTCGCCGACCTGTACGGCTGCCGGATCACGTTCACGGTCGGCATGGCGGTCTTCACCGGGGCCTCGGCGGTCTGCGGGCTCGCCGATTCGGGGGCGATGCTCATCGCGGCCCGGCTGGTGCAGGGGGTCGGCTCGGCCGTCGCGCTGCCCGCCGTCCTGGTCGTGATCACCGTGGGGCGCACCGACCGGCAGCGTTCGATCGGCCAGTTGGTCTGGCTGGTCTCGCTGTCGCTGGCGCTGGCCGGGGGCCCCGGCATCGGCGGGTTCATCGTCGAGCACCGGCACTGGGGCTGGATCTTCCTGGTCAACGTCCCGGCGGGGCTCGCGGTGATCGCGTTGGGCCTGGTGGCGCTGGACGGTCCGGCGGCCGAGACCCGCGCCCGGGTGGACCTGCCGGGCGTGCTGGTCTCCGCCACCGCGCTGTTCGCGCTGGTGTACGCGTTCCACGCGGGCGGTGAGCTGGGTTGGACCGATCCGGAGGTGCTCGGCGTGGCGGCGCTGGCCGTCGTCGCCGGGATCTGTTTCGTGATCGTGGAGGGCTGGGCCCCCGACCCGATGATCGACATGGCGTTCTTCCGGAACCGGGTCTTCACCGGCGGGATCGTCACCTCGATGCTCTGGGGCATCGGGTTCAACGGGGTCATGTACTACTCGGCGCTGTTCATGCAGAACGTGCTGGCGTTCACGCCGACCACCGCCGCCGTCGCCTACCTCCCGACCGCCGCGCTGGTGCTGGTCACGGCGCCGGTGTCGTTCCTGGTGGCGGCCAGGTTCGGCGCCCGGCTCGGGGTCGGCCTGGGCATGGTGCTGATGGCCGCCGGGATGGCGACGTTCACGCTGCTGCGGCAGGGGGACGGCTTCGCCCAACTGCTGCCGGGGATCGCGCTGATCAGCATCGGCTCGGCGCTGACGATGCCGCTCGGCATGTACGCGCTGAAGGCGGTGCCGGACGAGCGCGCGGGCGTCGCCGGGGGCATCATCAACGTCGTCCGCGAGCTGTCGGCCGGGATCGGCATCGCGGTCCTGGGCTTGGTCGTCGACACCCTGGAGTCCCGGGCCACCGCGTCCGGCGCGGGCAGGGCGGAGGCGTTCCGACAGGGCACCTCGGTGGGGCTGCTGGTGGGGGCCGCCCTGGTCCTGGTCGGCGCGGTGGTGGCCGCGTTCACGATGCCGACCCGGCGGCAGGCGGCGGCGTCCGACGCCGCGAAGGAGAAGGCCCAGAAGGCCGCCGCGCGCGAGGAGCCCGAGCCGGTGGCCGTGGGGGCCTCGGCGTACACCGGGCAGGGGCCTCAGCGGACCACGGCGGAACTGTGGCCGCCCGTCCCGCCGCCCGGTTATTACCTTCCGTACCTTCCCGAGGACGGGCCCCCGCCGGACGACGGCGGCCGGCCCCGCCGCTTTCGGGGGGACCCTTGGTAG